One stretch of Glycine soja cultivar W05 chromosome 7, ASM419377v2, whole genome shotgun sequence DNA includes these proteins:
- the LOC114418258 gene encoding metal tolerance protein 1-like: MEAQSSQHTQVIEISGDFPDGGRKICGEAPCGFADAGSISKDSEERSTSMRKLFMAVVLCVIFMTVEVVGGIKANSLAILTDAAHLLSDVASFAISLFSLWAAGWEATPRQSYGFFRIEILGALVSIQMIWLLAGILVYEAIDRIIAGPKNVDGFLMFLVSAFGLVVNIVMALLLGHDHGHRHAGHSHGHGHDGHGHSHGFTMSTHCDAKHTKDQHHHTHHHDENHPKDAHHHTDEDHLHHHAHKEVTELLLGESKGGTKKKKQWNINVQGAYLHVLGDSIQSIGVMIGGAVIWYNPRWQIVDLICTLIFSVIVMGTTINMLRNILEVLMESTPREIDATKLERGLLDMEDVVAVHELHIWAITVGKVLLACHVKIRREADADLVLDKVIDYIKRVYNISHVTIQIER, from the coding sequence ATGGAAGCACAAAGCTCTCAGCATACACAAGTTATTGAGATCAGTGGTGATTTTCCTGATGGTGGAAGGAAGATTTGTGGGGAAGCACCGTGTGGGTTTGCAGATGCTGGATCCATCTCTAAGGATTCTGAAGAAAGATCAACTTCTATGCGAAAGCTTTTCATGGCAGTGGTCCTTTGTGTTATTTTCATGACTGTTGAAGTGGTTGGTGGCATCAAAGCTAACAGTCTTGCTATATTGACTGATGCAGCTCATTTGCTTTCAGATGTTGCATCCTTTGCCATCTCCTTATTTTCATTATGGGCTGCTGGATGGGAAGCTACACCTCGCCAGTCATATGGATTTTTCCGAATAGAGATTCTTGGTGCTTTGGTTTCTATTCAAATGATATGGTTGCTTGCTGGGATTCTGGTATATGAAGCCATTGATAGAATCATTGCTGGTCCTAAAAATGTGGAtggttttttaatgtttttagttTCTGCATTTGGTCTTGTGGTTAATATCGTCATGGCATTGTTATTGGGTCATGATCATGGCCACAGACATGCTGGTCACAGTCACGGACACGGACATGATGGTCATGGCCACAGTCATGGATTTACAATGTCTACCCATTGTGATGCAAAGCATACCAAAGATCAGCACCATCACACACACCATCATGATGAAAACCATCCAAAAGATGCTCACCATCATACTGATGAAGATCACTTGCACCATCATGCTCACAAAGAGGTTACTGAACTGCTTCTTGGTGAGTCAAAAGGTGGAactaagaagaagaagcaatggaACATAAATGTACAGGGGGCTTATCTCCATGTTCTTGGGGACTCTATCCAAAGTATTGGGGTAATGATTGGGGGAGCAGTCATATGGTATAACCCTCGTTGGCAAATTGTTGATTTAATCTGCACTCTAATCTTTTCAGTAATTGTTATGGGGACAACCATCAACATGCTGCGAAACATTTTGGAAGTCCTGATGGAGAGCACACCTCGTGAGATAGATGCTACTAAGCTTGAAAGGGGGCTGTTGGATATGGAAGATGTAGTGGCCGTTCATGAACTGCATATATGGGCCATTACAGTGGGAAAGGTTTTGCTTGCATGTCATGTTAAGATCAGACGTGAAGCAGATGCAGACTTGGTGCTGGACAAGGTTATAGACTATATCAAAAGGGTTTATAACATCAGCCATGTCACCATACAGATAGAGCGTTag
- the LOC114419181 gene encoding NDR1/HIN1-like protein 12 translates to MAEMQIQHQEDHNHNPNHIPRPNPNPNPNPNPTQYTHYRFPGKVPHHQHQVHNMDKGAASRFKPNAPKREHCICITVFLLLLGIILLVLWLAYHPTKPRFTVASAAVYGLNATSPPLMSIAMQFNMVIRNPNRRVSISFDRLSAYVSYRNQPVTPHVMLPPLFIEKHSAVSLSPEIGGVPVPVSEDVSNGLAMDENYGVVGVKLVLFGRLRWRAGDINSAHYGLYVKCDVLMGLRKGFVGQVPLLGAPVCDVNT, encoded by the coding sequence ATGGCAGAAATGcagatacaacatcaagaagacCATAACCATAACCCTAATCACATCCCTcgccctaaccctaaccctaaccctaaccctaaccctacacAATACACACATTACCGCTTCCCTGGCAAAGTTCCCCACCACCAACACCAAGTCCACAACATGGACAAAGGCGCAGCTTCTCGCTTCAAACCCAATGCCCCCAAACGTGAACACTGCATTTGCATCACCGTTTTCCTCCTCCTACTCGGCATCATACTCCTCGTTCTCTGGCTGGCCTACCACCCTACCAAGCCGCGCTTCACGGTGGCCAGCGCCGCCGTCTACGGCCTCAACGCCACCTCGCCGCCACTCATGTCAATCGCCATGCAGTTCAACATGGTCATAAGAAACCCTAACAGGCGCGTCTCAATTTCCTTTGACAGGCTCTCCGCCTACGTGTCCTACCGCAACCAGCCCGTTACGCCGCATGTCATGCTTCCGCCGCTCTTCATAGAGAAGCACAGCGCCGTGTCGCTGTCCCCGGAGATCGGAGGCGTGCCGGTGCCGGTGTCGGAGGACGTCAGCAATGGACTGGCCATGGACGAGAATTATGGGGTGGTGGGCGTGAAACTTGTGTTGTTTGGAAGGTTGAGGTGGAGAGCTGGTGACATAAACTCTGCACATTATGGATTGTATGTCAAGTGTGATGTTTTGATGGGTTTGAGGAAAGGTTTTGTGGGTCAGGTTCCTCTTCTTGGTGCTCCAGTTTGTGATGTTAATACATGA
- the LOC114418259 gene encoding two-component response regulator-like PRR95 isoform X2, translating into MDELNGAMTTENSNAEVVRWERFLPRMVLRVLLVEADHSTRQIIAALLRKCSYTVIAVPDGLKAWETLKKKAPELDLILTEVELPAISGFALLSLIMEHDICKNIPVIMMSSHDSVSMALKCMLKGAVDFLIKPIRKNELRNLWQHVWRRHAISTPTQNTTFSPKKLKTASEDNSASNKSSGSVASSKKNNECSERLSEAQSTCTSPIFEAESTCVENMQDVPQYVHCQVMQTLVQSTCTSPIFEAKSTYVENMQDVPPLKSSKLNKIDMVKHEKFAQFERESAEHNDETEDAARCDKTSELTELRPEQDCGVAEPETENEDEILKSELDGDNSHVSMMQGCSAERVKPSKGAIDLIATVGNLPKHLDENCSLNGGNTTKFDCETQLELSLRSDFPGSSGNQASEATEESQRLNHSNTSAFSWYSNSKLLQPHFSTPSITFPEVNNLSWDSHESHKLSGITSGNCQYGGSNQNLENMIGTVICQYGQVTPKLSNSQCGLLPVSGVISDLKSEGHGNVFTSLFYAQSGIHPMSSPKPVCQNESSPFPTSTSTQSNPESHNSDQLHDCSNDSTCLNQNVKDNTDSDHARHDSPVADQSAGNSLCHDAANHVNSSAYGSMDSGNDGITTSAIVSKNAPDGFSDSGCHNYDGFRVTDPHRSSQREAVLVKFRLKRKERCFEKKVRYQSRKRLAEQRPRVKGQFVRQHDHPVAEAGGDS; encoded by the exons ATGGATGAGTTGAACGGCGCCATGACGACGGAGAATAGCAATGCGGAGGTGGTTCGATGGGAGAGGTTTCTGCCGCGGATGGTGCTCAGAGTGCTGCTTGTAGAAGCTGATCATTCCACGCGCCAAATCATCGCCGCGCTTCTTCGCAAATGCAGTTACAcag TTATTGCGGTTCCAGATGGATTAAAGGCATGGGAAACGTTGAAGAAGAAGGCACCTGAGCTAGATCTCATATTAACAGAAGTGGAGCTACCAGCAATATCTGGATTTGCACTTCTTTCTTTGATCATGGAGCATGACATTTGTAAAAACATTCCAGTCATAA TGATGTCTTCTCATGATTCGGTTAGCATGGCATTGAAATGCATGTTAAAAGGGGCAgttgattttcttataaaacCCATTCGGAAGAATGAGCTTAGGAACTTGTGGCAACATGTATGGAGAAGGCACGCT ATTAGCACTCCTACTCAAAATACAACCTTTTCACCGAAAAAACTTAAAACTGCCTCAGAAGACAATTCTGCAAGCAATAAATCTAGTGGTTCTGTGGCTTCCTCAAAGAAAAACAACGAATGCAGCGAGAGATTAAGTGAGGCTCAA AGCACTTGTACATCACCAATTTTCGAAGCTGAGAGTACATGCGTGGAAAATATGCAGGATGTGCCCCAGTATGTACATTGCCAAGTTATGCAAACTCTTGTGCAGAGCACTTGTACATCCCCTATTTTTGAAGCCAAGAGTACATATGTGGAAAATATGCAGGATGTGCCCCCGCTGAAAAGTTCTAAACTGAACAAAATTGATATGGTGAAGCACGAAAAGTTTGCCCAATTTGAAAGGGAATCAGCTGAGCATAATGATGAAACAGAAG ATGCTGCAAGGTGCGACAAAACTTCTGAATTAACAGAGTTAAGGCCAGAACAAGACTGTGGTGTTGCTGAACCTGAAACTGAAAACGAGGATGAAATCTTAAAATCTGAGTTAGACGGAGACAATTCTCATGTTAGTATGATGCAAGGATGCAGTGCTGAGCGGGTGAAACCTTCTAAAGGAGCTATTGACTTGATTGCCACAGTTGGAAATCTTCCAAAGCACCTTGATGAAAACTGTAGTCTCAATGGTGGTAATACAACCAAGTTTGATTGTGAAACGCAATTGGAACTTTCCTTAAGAAGTGATTTTCCTGGCAGCTCAGGTAATCAAGCAAGTGAAGCAACTGAGGAATCTCAAAGATTGAACCATTCAAATACTTCTGCCTTTTCTTG GTATAGTAATAGTAAATTGTTGCAGCCTCATTTTTCAACACCATCGATTACATTTCCTGAAGTAAACAACCTCAGTTGGGATTCTCATGAATCCCATAAATTATCTGGAATTACTTCTGGAAATTGTCAGTATGGTGGCTCAAATCAGAACCTGGAGAATATGATCGGTACAGTCATTTGTCAGTATGGACAAGTTACACCAAAATTATCAAACAGTCAATGTGGACTCTTACCTGTTTCTGGGGTTATCTCCGACCTTAAGTCTGAGGGACATGGTAATGTTTTCACTTCTTTGTTCTATGCACAATCTGGTATTCACCCTATGTCGAGTCCAAAACCTGTCTGCCAGAATGAGAGTTCTCCCTTTCCCACAAGTACCTCCACCCAGTCTAATCCTGAAAGCCACAACTCAGATCAACTACATGACTGCTCCAATGATTCTACTTGTCTTAATCAAAATGTAAAGGATAATACTGATTCAGATCACGCAAGGCATGATTCTCCTGTTGCTGATCAGAGTGCTGGTAATAGTTTATGCCATGATGCTGCAAATCATGTTAATAGTAGTGCATATGGAAGCATGGACAGTGGAAATGATGGAATTACTACTTCAGCTATAGTATCCAAGAACGCCCCAGATGGTTTCAGTGATAGTGGTTGTCATAATTATGATGGATTTAGAGTGACAGATCCTCATCGCTCCAGTCAAAGAGAAGCAGTGCTAGTGAAGTTTCGACTGAAGCGGAAAGAGAGATGCTTCGAGAAAAAG GTTCGATATCAAAGCCGGAAAAGACTGGCAGAGCAGCGGCCTCGGGTGAAGGGGCAGTTTGTACGTCAACATGATCATCCTGTCGCTGAGGCTGGTGGTGATTCGTGA
- the LOC114418259 gene encoding two-component response regulator-like PRR95 isoform X1: MDELNGAMTTENSNAEVVRWERFLPRMVLRVLLVEADHSTRQIIAALLRKCSYTVIAVPDGLKAWETLKKKAPELDLILTEVELPAISGFALLSLIMEHDICKNIPVIMMSSHDSVSMALKCMLKGAVDFLIKPIRKNELRNLWQHVWRRHAISTPTQNTTFSPKKLKTASEDNSASNKSSGSVASSKKNNECSERLSEAQSTCTSPIFEAESTCVENMQDVPQYVHCQVMQTLVQSTCTSPIFEAKSTYVENMQDVPPLKSSKLNKIDMVKHEKFAQFERESAEHNDETEDKSVTIVSDAARCDKTSELTELRPEQDCGVAEPETENEDEILKSELDGDNSHVSMMQGCSAERVKPSKGAIDLIATVGNLPKHLDENCSLNGGNTTKFDCETQLELSLRSDFPGSSGNQASEATEESQRLNHSNTSAFSWYSNSKLLQPHFSTPSITFPEVNNLSWDSHESHKLSGITSGNCQYGGSNQNLENMIGTVICQYGQVTPKLSNSQCGLLPVSGVISDLKSEGHGNVFTSLFYAQSGIHPMSSPKPVCQNESSPFPTSTSTQSNPESHNSDQLHDCSNDSTCLNQNVKDNTDSDHARHDSPVADQSAGNSLCHDAANHVNSSAYGSMDSGNDGITTSAIVSKNAPDGFSDSGCHNYDGFRVTDPHRSSQREAVLVKFRLKRKERCFEKKVRYQSRKRLAEQRPRVKGQFVRQHDHPVAEAGGDS, encoded by the exons ATGGATGAGTTGAACGGCGCCATGACGACGGAGAATAGCAATGCGGAGGTGGTTCGATGGGAGAGGTTTCTGCCGCGGATGGTGCTCAGAGTGCTGCTTGTAGAAGCTGATCATTCCACGCGCCAAATCATCGCCGCGCTTCTTCGCAAATGCAGTTACAcag TTATTGCGGTTCCAGATGGATTAAAGGCATGGGAAACGTTGAAGAAGAAGGCACCTGAGCTAGATCTCATATTAACAGAAGTGGAGCTACCAGCAATATCTGGATTTGCACTTCTTTCTTTGATCATGGAGCATGACATTTGTAAAAACATTCCAGTCATAA TGATGTCTTCTCATGATTCGGTTAGCATGGCATTGAAATGCATGTTAAAAGGGGCAgttgattttcttataaaacCCATTCGGAAGAATGAGCTTAGGAACTTGTGGCAACATGTATGGAGAAGGCACGCT ATTAGCACTCCTACTCAAAATACAACCTTTTCACCGAAAAAACTTAAAACTGCCTCAGAAGACAATTCTGCAAGCAATAAATCTAGTGGTTCTGTGGCTTCCTCAAAGAAAAACAACGAATGCAGCGAGAGATTAAGTGAGGCTCAA AGCACTTGTACATCACCAATTTTCGAAGCTGAGAGTACATGCGTGGAAAATATGCAGGATGTGCCCCAGTATGTACATTGCCAAGTTATGCAAACTCTTGTGCAGAGCACTTGTACATCCCCTATTTTTGAAGCCAAGAGTACATATGTGGAAAATATGCAGGATGTGCCCCCGCTGAAAAGTTCTAAACTGAACAAAATTGATATGGTGAAGCACGAAAAGTTTGCCCAATTTGAAAGGGAATCAGCTGAGCATAATGATGAAACAGAAG ATAAATCAGTTACAATTGTATCAGATGCTGCAAGGTGCGACAAAACTTCTGAATTAACAGAGTTAAGGCCAGAACAAGACTGTGGTGTTGCTGAACCTGAAACTGAAAACGAGGATGAAATCTTAAAATCTGAGTTAGACGGAGACAATTCTCATGTTAGTATGATGCAAGGATGCAGTGCTGAGCGGGTGAAACCTTCTAAAGGAGCTATTGACTTGATTGCCACAGTTGGAAATCTTCCAAAGCACCTTGATGAAAACTGTAGTCTCAATGGTGGTAATACAACCAAGTTTGATTGTGAAACGCAATTGGAACTTTCCTTAAGAAGTGATTTTCCTGGCAGCTCAGGTAATCAAGCAAGTGAAGCAACTGAGGAATCTCAAAGATTGAACCATTCAAATACTTCTGCCTTTTCTTG GTATAGTAATAGTAAATTGTTGCAGCCTCATTTTTCAACACCATCGATTACATTTCCTGAAGTAAACAACCTCAGTTGGGATTCTCATGAATCCCATAAATTATCTGGAATTACTTCTGGAAATTGTCAGTATGGTGGCTCAAATCAGAACCTGGAGAATATGATCGGTACAGTCATTTGTCAGTATGGACAAGTTACACCAAAATTATCAAACAGTCAATGTGGACTCTTACCTGTTTCTGGGGTTATCTCCGACCTTAAGTCTGAGGGACATGGTAATGTTTTCACTTCTTTGTTCTATGCACAATCTGGTATTCACCCTATGTCGAGTCCAAAACCTGTCTGCCAGAATGAGAGTTCTCCCTTTCCCACAAGTACCTCCACCCAGTCTAATCCTGAAAGCCACAACTCAGATCAACTACATGACTGCTCCAATGATTCTACTTGTCTTAATCAAAATGTAAAGGATAATACTGATTCAGATCACGCAAGGCATGATTCTCCTGTTGCTGATCAGAGTGCTGGTAATAGTTTATGCCATGATGCTGCAAATCATGTTAATAGTAGTGCATATGGAAGCATGGACAGTGGAAATGATGGAATTACTACTTCAGCTATAGTATCCAAGAACGCCCCAGATGGTTTCAGTGATAGTGGTTGTCATAATTATGATGGATTTAGAGTGACAGATCCTCATCGCTCCAGTCAAAGAGAAGCAGTGCTAGTGAAGTTTCGACTGAAGCGGAAAGAGAGATGCTTCGAGAAAAAG GTTCGATATCAAAGCCGGAAAAGACTGGCAGAGCAGCGGCCTCGGGTGAAGGGGCAGTTTGTACGTCAACATGATCATCCTGTCGCTGAGGCTGGTGGTGATTCGTGA
- the LOC114418259 gene encoding two-component response regulator-like PRR95 isoform X3, producing the protein MDELNGAMTTENSNAEVVRWERFLPRMVLRVLLVEADHSTRQIIAALLRKCSYTVIAVPDGLKAWETLKKKAPELDLILTEVELPAISGFALLSLIMEHDICKNIPVIMMSSHDSVSMALKCMLKGAVDFLIKPIRKNELRNLWQHVWRRHAISTPTQNTTFSPKKLKTASEDNSASNKSSGSVASSKKNNECSERLSEAQDVPQYVHCQVMQTLVQSTCTSPIFEAKSTYVENMQDVPPLKSSKLNKIDMVKHEKFAQFERESAEHNDETEDKSVTIVSDAARCDKTSELTELRPEQDCGVAEPETENEDEILKSELDGDNSHVSMMQGCSAERVKPSKGAIDLIATVGNLPKHLDENCSLNGGNTTKFDCETQLELSLRSDFPGSSGNQASEATEESQRLNHSNTSAFSWYSNSKLLQPHFSTPSITFPEVNNLSWDSHESHKLSGITSGNCQYGGSNQNLENMIGTVICQYGQVTPKLSNSQCGLLPVSGVISDLKSEGHGNVFTSLFYAQSGIHPMSSPKPVCQNESSPFPTSTSTQSNPESHNSDQLHDCSNDSTCLNQNVKDNTDSDHARHDSPVADQSAGNSLCHDAANHVNSSAYGSMDSGNDGITTSAIVSKNAPDGFSDSGCHNYDGFRVTDPHRSSQREAVLVKFRLKRKERCFEKKVRYQSRKRLAEQRPRVKGQFVRQHDHPVAEAGGDS; encoded by the exons ATGGATGAGTTGAACGGCGCCATGACGACGGAGAATAGCAATGCGGAGGTGGTTCGATGGGAGAGGTTTCTGCCGCGGATGGTGCTCAGAGTGCTGCTTGTAGAAGCTGATCATTCCACGCGCCAAATCATCGCCGCGCTTCTTCGCAAATGCAGTTACAcag TTATTGCGGTTCCAGATGGATTAAAGGCATGGGAAACGTTGAAGAAGAAGGCACCTGAGCTAGATCTCATATTAACAGAAGTGGAGCTACCAGCAATATCTGGATTTGCACTTCTTTCTTTGATCATGGAGCATGACATTTGTAAAAACATTCCAGTCATAA TGATGTCTTCTCATGATTCGGTTAGCATGGCATTGAAATGCATGTTAAAAGGGGCAgttgattttcttataaaacCCATTCGGAAGAATGAGCTTAGGAACTTGTGGCAACATGTATGGAGAAGGCACGCT ATTAGCACTCCTACTCAAAATACAACCTTTTCACCGAAAAAACTTAAAACTGCCTCAGAAGACAATTCTGCAAGCAATAAATCTAGTGGTTCTGTGGCTTCCTCAAAGAAAAACAACGAATGCAGCGAGAGATTAAGTGAGGCTCAA GATGTGCCCCAGTATGTACATTGCCAAGTTATGCAAACTCTTGTGCAGAGCACTTGTACATCCCCTATTTTTGAAGCCAAGAGTACATATGTGGAAAATATGCAGGATGTGCCCCCGCTGAAAAGTTCTAAACTGAACAAAATTGATATGGTGAAGCACGAAAAGTTTGCCCAATTTGAAAGGGAATCAGCTGAGCATAATGATGAAACAGAAG ATAAATCAGTTACAATTGTATCAGATGCTGCAAGGTGCGACAAAACTTCTGAATTAACAGAGTTAAGGCCAGAACAAGACTGTGGTGTTGCTGAACCTGAAACTGAAAACGAGGATGAAATCTTAAAATCTGAGTTAGACGGAGACAATTCTCATGTTAGTATGATGCAAGGATGCAGTGCTGAGCGGGTGAAACCTTCTAAAGGAGCTATTGACTTGATTGCCACAGTTGGAAATCTTCCAAAGCACCTTGATGAAAACTGTAGTCTCAATGGTGGTAATACAACCAAGTTTGATTGTGAAACGCAATTGGAACTTTCCTTAAGAAGTGATTTTCCTGGCAGCTCAGGTAATCAAGCAAGTGAAGCAACTGAGGAATCTCAAAGATTGAACCATTCAAATACTTCTGCCTTTTCTTG GTATAGTAATAGTAAATTGTTGCAGCCTCATTTTTCAACACCATCGATTACATTTCCTGAAGTAAACAACCTCAGTTGGGATTCTCATGAATCCCATAAATTATCTGGAATTACTTCTGGAAATTGTCAGTATGGTGGCTCAAATCAGAACCTGGAGAATATGATCGGTACAGTCATTTGTCAGTATGGACAAGTTACACCAAAATTATCAAACAGTCAATGTGGACTCTTACCTGTTTCTGGGGTTATCTCCGACCTTAAGTCTGAGGGACATGGTAATGTTTTCACTTCTTTGTTCTATGCACAATCTGGTATTCACCCTATGTCGAGTCCAAAACCTGTCTGCCAGAATGAGAGTTCTCCCTTTCCCACAAGTACCTCCACCCAGTCTAATCCTGAAAGCCACAACTCAGATCAACTACATGACTGCTCCAATGATTCTACTTGTCTTAATCAAAATGTAAAGGATAATACTGATTCAGATCACGCAAGGCATGATTCTCCTGTTGCTGATCAGAGTGCTGGTAATAGTTTATGCCATGATGCTGCAAATCATGTTAATAGTAGTGCATATGGAAGCATGGACAGTGGAAATGATGGAATTACTACTTCAGCTATAGTATCCAAGAACGCCCCAGATGGTTTCAGTGATAGTGGTTGTCATAATTATGATGGATTTAGAGTGACAGATCCTCATCGCTCCAGTCAAAGAGAAGCAGTGCTAGTGAAGTTTCGACTGAAGCGGAAAGAGAGATGCTTCGAGAAAAAG GTTCGATATCAAAGCCGGAAAAGACTGGCAGAGCAGCGGCCTCGGGTGAAGGGGCAGTTTGTACGTCAACATGATCATCCTGTCGCTGAGGCTGGTGGTGATTCGTGA
- the LOC114418261 gene encoding 33 kDa ribonucleoprotein, chloroplastic-like: MPPFVVTPSSSSSSVLTPKLCNPQVKRFVLQFAYPKRSRTFLEPSSSSSFSPMRKTKEEVVEERLYREEYVHPRNDDVLEDEEERDKRLGKACEVYVCNLPRRCDATYLLDMFRPYGTILSVEVCRDAETNESKGCGYVTLGSIYSARNAVAALDGSDVGGRELRVRFSIEMNSKRRSFNKMNSSTKRISYYESPHKLYVGNLAKTVRPEQLRDLFSRFGNVVSARVLHDFKQGNSRVYAFLSFQSEAERDAAMSLNGTEYYGRTLIVKEGVERSED, translated from the exons atgccaCCCTTCGTTGTTAcaccctcttcttcttcttcttccgtgCTCACCCCGAAACTGTGCAATCCTCAAGTGAAACGATTCGTTTTGCAGTTCGCGTATCCAAAGCGTTCGCGCACATTTCtagaaccttcttcttcttcttctttctctcctaTGAGGAAAACTAAGGAGGAGGTGGTTGAAGAACGGCTTTACAGAGAAGAATATGTCCACCCTCGAAACGATGACGTTTTGGAGGACGAAGAAGAACGAGACAAGAGGCTTGGAAAAGCGTGTGAAGTGTACGTGTGCAACCTGCCCCGAAGATGTGACGCAACATACTTGCTTGATATGTTCAGGCCCTATGGAACCATTCTATCTGTCGAG GTTTGCCGGGATGCTGAGACTAATGAAAGTAAGGGGTGTGGTTATGTGACACTGGGATCTATATATTCAGCAAGAAATGCAGTTGCTGCATTGGATGGATCA GATGTTGGTGGGCGCGAATTGCGGGTTAGATTTTCAATTGAGATGAATTCTAAAAGGAGgagttttaataaaatgaacTCTTCCACCAAGAGAATTTCATACTATGAATCACCTCATAAGCTGTATGTTGGCAATCTTGCCAAGACTGTTAGACCTGAACAGTTGAGAGATCTCTTTAGCAGATTTGGAAATGTGGTTAGTGCAAGAGTGTTGCATGATTTTAAACAAGGGAACAGCCGAGTCTATgcctttctctcctttcaatcAGAGGCAGAACGTGATGCAGCAATGTCTCTCAATGGAACA GAATATTATGGACGTACACTAATCGTTAAAGAGGGTGTAGAGAGGAGTGAGGACTGA
- the LOC114418262 gene encoding pyruvate dehydrogenase E1 component subunit alpha-3, chloroplastic-like — protein MSFTATKFSPSPLPLTSTTPRSNDKPLSFSFDHSKPNPSSSFLGSTRKLLRFNALARPHAHPRASSSPAAAVLLERTSNLLVTKEEGLELYEDMILGRFFEDKCAEMYYRGKMFGFVHLYNGQEAVSTGFIKLLKKEDSVVSTYRDHVHALSKGVPSRQVMSELFGKATGCCRGQGGSMHMFSKEHNLLGGFAFIGEGIPVATGAAFSSKYRREVLKQADCDHVTLAFFGDGTCNNGQFYECLNMAALWKLPIVFVVENNLWAIGMSHLRATSDPQIWKKGPAFGMPGVHVDGMDILKVREVAKEAVERARRGDGPTLVECETYRFRGHSLADPDELRDPAEKEHYAGRDPITALKQYLIENNLANEQELKAIEKKIDEILEDAVEFADSSPLPPRSQLLENVFADPKGFGIGPDGRYRCEDPKFTEGTAHV, from the exons ATGTCTTTCACTGCAACCAAGTTTTCACCTTCTCCTCTCCCTCTCACTTCCACCACCCCCAGATCCAATGACAAgcctctctctttctccttcGATCACTCCAAACCCAACCCTTCTTCCTCCTTCCTTGGATCCACTCGCAAGCTTCTTCGCTTCAATGCTCTCGCTAGGCCTCATGCTCACCCTCGTGCTTCTTCTTCCCCTGCTGCTGCTGTTCTTCTCGAACGAACCTCCAATCTG CTTGTCACAAAAGAGGAAGGGTTGGAGCTCTATGAAGACATGATATTAGGGAGGTTTTTTGAGGACAAGTGCGCTGAGATGTATTATAGGGGCAaaatgtttggttttgttcACTTGTACAATGGCCAAGAGGCTGTGTCAACTGGGTTCATCAAGCTTCTGAAGAAGGAAGATTCTGTAGTGAGCACCTACAGAGATCATGTTCATGCATTGAGTAAGGGGGTCCCATCTCGGCAAGTGATGAGTGAACTGTTTGGGAAGGCGACAGGGTGCTGCCGAGGTCAAGGTGGTTCAATGCATATGTTCTCAAAAGAGCACAACTTGCTTGGTGGATTTGCCTTCATTGGTGAAGGAATTCCGGTGGCCACCGGGGCTGCATTTTCGAGCAAGTACAGAAGAGAGGTGTTGAAGCAGGCAGATTGTGATCATGTGACGTTGGCATTTTTTGGAGATGGGACTTGTAATAATGGGCAGTTCTATGAATGCCTGAACATGGCAGCTCTGTGGAAATTGCCAATTGTGTTTGTGGTGGAGAATAATTTGTGGGCTATTGGGATGTCGCATCTCAGGGCAACTTCAGATCCTCAGATATGGAAGAAAGGGCCGGCATTTGGAATGCCAGGGGTTCATGTAGATGGGATGGATATTTTGAAGGTCAGAGAGGTGGCAAAGGAGGCAGTTGAAAGGGCTAGAAGAGGAGATGGACCAACTCTAGTGGAATGTGAGACCTATAGATTTAGAGGGCATTCATTGGCTGATCCCGATGAGCTTCGTGACCCTG CTGAGAAGGAACACTATGCTGGTAGGGACCCCATCACTGCATTGAAGCAATACCTTATTGAGAACAATTTAGCCAATGAGCAAGAATTGAAGGCCATAGAGAAGAAAATCGACGAGATCCTCGAGGACGCCGTTGAGTTTGCAGACAGCAGCCCTCTTCCACCCCGCAGTCAGCTTCTGGAGAATGTCTTTGCTGATCCAAAAGGCTTTGGAATCGGACCAGATGGCAGGTATAGATGTGAGGATCCAAAATTCACTGAAGGCACAGCTCATGTCTAA